A single genomic interval of Lathyrus oleraceus cultivar Zhongwan6 chromosome 7, CAAS_Psat_ZW6_1.0, whole genome shotgun sequence harbors:
- the LOC127101126 gene encoding exocyst complex component EXO84B, translated as MTTVKSSSRSRATAASVKENGVKLEEGLTPFKSDRFDAEFYVQSNSSLNDKEIKQLCTYLVDLKRASAEEMRRSVYANYAAFIRTSKEISDLEGELSSIRNLLSTQATLIHGLADGVHIDQLSISDSDGFSVNGTLDSEDPEISDLDKWLVEFPDLLDVLLAERRVEEALAALDEGERVVSEAKEMKSLDPSLLLSLQSSITERRQKLADQLAEAACQPSTRGAELRASVSALKKLGDGPHAHSLLLNAHLQRYQYNMQSLRPSNTSYGGAYTAALAQLVFSAVAQAASDSLAIFGEEPAYSSELVMWATKQTEAFALLVKRHALASSAAAGGLRAAAECVQIALGHCSLLEARGLALCPVLLKLFRPSVEQALDANLKRIQESTAAMAAADDWVLTYPPNANRQTGSTAALQHKLTSSAHRFNLMVQDFFEDVGPLLSMQLGGQALEGLFQVFNFYMNMLIKALPESMDEEESFEGSGNKIVRMAETEAQQIALLANASLLADELLPRAAMKLSSLNQDPYKDDNRRRTSERQNRHPEQREWRRRLVGSVDKLKDTFCRQHALSLIFTEEGDSLLTADMYINMEGNADDVEWIPSSIFQELFIKLNRIANIAADMFVGRERFATLLLMRLTETVILWISEDQSFWDDIEEGPRPLGPLGLQQFYLDMKFVVCFASNGRYLSRNLQRIVNEIITKAMTAFSATGLDPYGELPEDEWFNEICQDAMERLSGKPKEINGERELSSPTASVSAQSISSVRSHNSS; from the exons GAAATTAAGCAATTATGCACGTATTTAGTAGACTTGAAAAGAGCTTCTGCCGAGGAGATGCGCAGAAGTGTCTATGCAAACTATGCAGCTTTTATCCG AACTTCCAAGGAGATATCGGATTTAGAAGGCGAGCTTTCATCAATCAGAAACCTACTATCCACTCAAGCTACCTTGATACATGGTTTGGCTGATGGAGTTCACATTGATCAATTATCAATATCCGACTCTGATGGTTTTTCCGTGAATGGTACACTGGACTCTGAAGATCCGGAAATTTCAGACCTGGACAAATGGTTAGTTGAGTTTCCTGATCTCTTGGATGTTCTTTTGGCTGAAAGGCGAGTGGAAGAAGCTTTGGCCGCTCTTGATGAAGGAGAACGTGTTGTCTCTGAAGCAAAAGAGATGAAATCTCTCGACCCTTCTTTACTTCTGTCTCTGCAGAGTTCTATTACCGAGCGTAGGCAAAAATTAGCTGATCAGCTTGCTGAAGCTGCTTGTCAGCCCTCTACCCGTGGCGCTGAACTCCGTGCATCAGTTTCTGCCCTTAAAAAACTTGGAGATGGTCCACACGCTCACAGCTTGCTACTCAATGCTCATCTGCAACGGTATCAGTATAACATGCAAAGTCTCCGACCATCAAACACTTCATATGGAGGAGCATATACTGCAGCTCTTGCACAACTGGTATTTTCTGCAGTTGCACAAGCTGCAAGTGACTCGCTGGCTATATTTGGCGAGGAGCCAGCTTATTCTTCTGAACTTGTGATGTGGGCTACCAAGCAAACTGAGGCATTTGCCCTTCTGGTGAAAAGGCATGCATTAGCTTCATCAGCAGCTGCAGGAGGTTTAAGAGCTGCTGCAGAGTGTGTTCAAATAGCATTGGGCCATTGCTCATTGTTGGAAGCTCGTGGCCTGGCTCTCTGTCCTGTGCTTTTGAAACTTTTTAGACCTAGTGTTGAACAAGCATTAGATGCTAATTTGAAGCGAATACAAGAGAGTACTGCTGCTATGGCTGCTGCTGATGATTGGGTACTCACATATCCTCCTAACGCTAACCGGCAGACCGGTAGCACAGCAGCACTTCAACATAAACTAACAAGTAGTGCCCATCGCTTCAATTTGATGGTCCAG GACTTCTTTGAGGATGTAGGACCACTGCTTAGTATGCAGTTGGGAGGCCAAGCTCTGGAAGGGCTGTTTCAAGTATTTAACTTTTATATGAACATGCTTATTAAAGCACTACCAGAATCAATGGACGAAGAAGAAAGCTTTGAGGGTTCTGGAAACAAAATTGTACGAATGGCTGAGACTGAAGCCCAGCAGATTGCATTGCTTGCTAATGCCTCGTTACTAGCTGACGAACTACTTCCGCGTGCAGCCATGAAGCTCTCCTCCCTAAACCAAGATCCCTACAAGGATGATAACCGTAGAAGAACCTCAGAAAGGCAAAATCGCCATCCTGAACAACGGGAATGGAGGAGACGACTTGTGGGTTCAGTTGACAAGTTGAAAGATACATTCTGTCGGCAACATGCTTTGAGCCTGATATTCACAGAGGAAGGAGATAGTCTTCTTACAGCTGACATGTATATAAATATGGAAGGAAATGCAGATGATGTTGAATGGATTCCATCTTCGATTTTTCAG GAACTTTTCATAAAATTGAACAGAATAGCAAATATAGCAGCAGATATGTTTGTAGGCAGGGAAAGATTTGCTACACTGCTCTTGATGAGACTTACAGAAACTGTTATTTTGTGGATTTCAGAAGATCAGAGCTTTTGGGATGATATTGAGGAAGGGCCAAGGCCTTTAGGTCCTCTTGGTCTACAACAG TTTTATTTGGATATGAAGTTTGTTGTGTGTTTTGCCTCCAACGGTCGGTATTTGTCAAGGAATTTGCAACGAATCGTCAATGAAATCATAACGAAGGCAATGACAGCATTTTCTGCTACAGGGTTGGATCCATATGG GGAACTGCCTGAAGATGAATGGTTTAATGAAATATGTCAAGATGCTATGGAAAGATTAAGTGGAAAACCGAAGGAAATAAACGGGGAAAGGGAACTTAGCAGCCCTACCGCATCTGTCTCTGCACAATCAATTTCATCTGTCAGGTCTCATAATAGTTCATAA
- the LOC127101164 gene encoding uncharacterized protein LOC127101164 isoform X1 has product MAGTGIHHYHQQWPPAAAPPPPTAVPSPSPEEVRTIFITGLPEDVKEREIQNLLRWLPGFEASQLNFKAEKPMGFALFTSPHQAIAAKDILQEMLFDHESKSVLHTEMAKKNLFVKRGIGADASAFDQSKRLRTAGDYTHTAYVTPSPFHPPPPPVWGPHGYMAPPPPPPYDPYAGYPVAPVPMPASVSIAAPSSYVAVQNTKDNPPCNTLFIGNLGENINEEEVRGLFSVQPGFKQMKILRQERHTVCFIEFEDVNSATNVHHNLQGAVIPSSGSIGMRIQYSKNPFGKRKDGSVPIAVPPGANGAPVAMAYQ; this is encoded by the exons ATGGCTGGCACCGGCATCCACCATTACCACCAACAATGGCCTCCGGCCGCCGCTCCTCCTCCACCTACCGCCGTTCCTTCTCCTTCCCCCGAAGAG GTTCGAACTATATTCATAACGGGACTTCCAGAAGATGTAAAAGAGAGAGAAATTCAGAACCTACTTCGATGGTTACCGGGTTTTGAAGCTTCTCAGTTGAATTTCAAAGCTGAAAAGCCTATGGGTTTTGCTCTTTTCACTTCTCCTCATCAAGCGATTGCTGCCAAAGACATTCTTCAGGAGATGCTGTTCGATCATGAATCCAAGTCCGTTCTTCACACTGAGATGGCCAAGAAAAATCTGTTTGTTAAAAGAG GAATAGGAGCTGATGCAAGTGCTTTTGATCAAAGTAAGCGGTTACGAACAGCAGGGGATTATACACATACCGCTTATGTAACCCCATCTCCTTTTCATCCTCCACCACCACCTGTTTGGGGACCACATGG ATATATGGCACCACCACCTCCTCCTCCTTATGATCCATATGCAGGCTATCCTGTTGCACCAGTACCAATGCCTGCTTCAGTTTCTATAGCAGCGCCTAGCAGTTATGTTGCAGTTCAG AACACTAAAGATAATCCTCCTTGCAACACCCTGTTTATTGGGAACTTGGGAGAGAACATTAATGAGGAAGAAGTGAGGGGCCTTTTCAGTGT ACAACCTGGTTTTAAGCAAATGAAGATTTTAAGGCAGGAGAGGCATACAGTCTGTTTCATTGAGTTTGAA GATGTGAATAGTGCTACAAATGTGCACCACAATCTACAGGGTGCTGTTATCCCAAGTTCTGGTTCAATTGGCATGCGGATACAATAT TCCAAAAATCCATTTGGGAAAAGAAAAGATGGGAGTGTCCCTATTGCTGTTCCTCCTGGTGCCAACGGAGCCCCAGTAGCAATGGCTTATCAGTAG
- the LOC127101164 gene encoding cell wall integrity protein scw1 isoform X2, whose protein sequence is MAGTGIHHYHQQWPPAAAPPPPTAVPSPSPEEVRTIFITGLPEDVKEREIQNLLRWLPGFEASQLNFKAEKPMGFALFTSPHQAIAAKDILQEMLFDHESKSVLHTEMAKKNLFVKRGADASAFDQSKRLRTAGDYTHTAYVTPSPFHPPPPPVWGPHGYMAPPPPPPYDPYAGYPVAPVPMPASVSIAAPSSYVAVQNTKDNPPCNTLFIGNLGENINEEEVRGLFSVQPGFKQMKILRQERHTVCFIEFEDVNSATNVHHNLQGAVIPSSGSIGMRIQYSKNPFGKRKDGSVPIAVPPGANGAPVAMAYQ, encoded by the exons ATGGCTGGCACCGGCATCCACCATTACCACCAACAATGGCCTCCGGCCGCCGCTCCTCCTCCACCTACCGCCGTTCCTTCTCCTTCCCCCGAAGAG GTTCGAACTATATTCATAACGGGACTTCCAGAAGATGTAAAAGAGAGAGAAATTCAGAACCTACTTCGATGGTTACCGGGTTTTGAAGCTTCTCAGTTGAATTTCAAAGCTGAAAAGCCTATGGGTTTTGCTCTTTTCACTTCTCCTCATCAAGCGATTGCTGCCAAAGACATTCTTCAGGAGATGCTGTTCGATCATGAATCCAAGTCCGTTCTTCACACTGAGATGGCCAAGAAAAATCTGTTTGTTAAAAGAG GAGCTGATGCAAGTGCTTTTGATCAAAGTAAGCGGTTACGAACAGCAGGGGATTATACACATACCGCTTATGTAACCCCATCTCCTTTTCATCCTCCACCACCACCTGTTTGGGGACCACATGG ATATATGGCACCACCACCTCCTCCTCCTTATGATCCATATGCAGGCTATCCTGTTGCACCAGTACCAATGCCTGCTTCAGTTTCTATAGCAGCGCCTAGCAGTTATGTTGCAGTTCAG AACACTAAAGATAATCCTCCTTGCAACACCCTGTTTATTGGGAACTTGGGAGAGAACATTAATGAGGAAGAAGTGAGGGGCCTTTTCAGTGT ACAACCTGGTTTTAAGCAAATGAAGATTTTAAGGCAGGAGAGGCATACAGTCTGTTTCATTGAGTTTGAA GATGTGAATAGTGCTACAAATGTGCACCACAATCTACAGGGTGCTGTTATCCCAAGTTCTGGTTCAATTGGCATGCGGATACAATAT TCCAAAAATCCATTTGGGAAAAGAAAAGATGGGAGTGTCCCTATTGCTGTTCCTCCTGGTGCCAACGGAGCCCCAGTAGCAATGGCTTATCAGTAG
- the LOC127100475 gene encoding D-3-phosphoglycerate dehydrogenase 2, chloroplastic has protein sequence MASSASTKSIFPSPLISSSSSSFSESRSSKISNLSFLSSSSFGTKPNNNNNIKLSCQRRCFVVNSVLKTVDETKQTTQTISKNNVVGNEKPTILVSEKLGEAGLQVLRKLGNVVCAYDLSPEELCAKISTCDALIVRSGTKVTRKVFEAAKGKLKVVGRAGVGIDNVDLQAATEFGCLVVNAPTANTIAAAEHGIALLAAMARNVSQADASLKAGKWLRSKYVGVSMVGKTLAVMGFGKVGSEVARRAKGLGMNVIAHDPYAPADRARAVGVELVSFDQAITTADFISLHMPLTPTTNKVFNDNTFAKMKKGVRIINVARGGVIDEDALLKALDSGIVAQAALDVFTEEPPAKDSKLVQHENVIATPHLGASTKEAQEGVAIEIAEAVVGALNGELSATAVNAPMVAPEVLSELAPYVVLAEKLGRLAVQLVSGGSGIQSIKVVYRSARGPDNLDTRLLRAMITKGIIEPISNTIVNLVNADYIAKQRGLRISEERVTVDSSPELPVESIQIQISNVESKFASAVSEGQISIDGKVKYGTPHLTCVGSFGVDVSLEGNLILCRQTDQPGMIGLVGNILGQQNVNVSFMSVGRTSRRQKAIMAICVDEEPNEEALDNIGAVAAIEEFVFLKL, from the exons ATGGCTTCTTCAGCTTCTACAAAATCAATTTTCCCTTCACCTTTGATCTCttcttcctcatcatcattttcAGAATCAAGATCTTCAAAAATCTCCAATCTCTCATTCCTAAGCTCCAGCAGTTTTGGAACCAaacccaacaacaacaacaacattaaacTTTCATGTCAACGACGTTGTTTTGTGGTCAACAGTGTTTTAAAAACCGTTGAcgaaacaaaacaaacaacacaaaccaTTTCCAAGAACAATGTTGTTGGAAATGAAAAACCAACGATCTTGGTCTCCGAGAAGCTTGGAGAAGCTGGTTTACAAGTGTTGAGAAAACTAGGAAACGTGGTATGTGCTTATGACCTTTCACCGGAAGAGCTTTGCGCGAAGATCTCAACCTGTGATGCTTTGATCGTGAGAAGTGGTACGAAAGTTACGAGGAAGGTGTTTGAAGCTGCTAAAGGAAAGTTGAAAGTTGTTGGTAGAGCTGGTGTTGGGATTGATAATGTGGATCTACAAGCTGCTACTGAATTTGGTTGTCTTGTTGTTAATGCTCCTACTGCTAATACTATTGCTGCTGCAGAACATGGAATTGCACTCCTTGCTGCCATGGCTCGTAATGTTTCTCAGGCTGATGCTTCCCTCAAAGCCG GAAAATGGCTAAGAAGCAAGTATGTGGGAGTATCAATGGTTGGAAAAACATTAGCAGTAATGGGATTTGGAAAAGTTGGATCTGAAGTTGCAAGACGTGCAAAAGGGTTAGGAATGAATGTGATAGCACATGATCCTTATGCTCCAGCTGATAGAGCACGTGCTGTTGGTGTTGAATTGGTCTCATTTGATCAAGCAATCACAACTGCTGATTTCATCTCACTTCACATGCCTCTCACTCCAACTACTAACAAAGTCTTTAATGACAACACTTTTGCTAAGATGAAGAAAGGTGTGAGAATCATCAATGTTGCTAGAGGTGGTGTTATTGATGAAGATGCTTTACTCAAAGCACTTGATAGCGGAATTGTTGCTCAG GCAGCACTTGACGTGTTCACCGAGGAGCCTCCGGCCAAAGACAGTAAGTTAGTGCAACATGAGAATGTGATTGCTACGCCTCATCTTGGAGCCAGCACCAAAGAAGCACAG GAAGGCGTGGCTATTGAAATAGCAGAAGCTGTTGTTGGTGCATTGAATGGTGAACTTTCAGCAACTGCTGTCAATGCTCCTATGGTTGCTCCTGAG GTGTTATCAGAACTGGCTCCATATGTTGTTTTGGCTGAGAAGCTAGGGCGGTTAGCAGTGCAGTTGGTATCTGGAGGAAGCGGAATCCAGTCGATCAAAGTGGTTTACCGATCGGCCAGGGGCCCAGACAATCTCGATACTAGACTACTCCGCGCCATGATCACAAAAGGCATCATTGAACCCATATCAAACACAATTGTCAACCTTGTTAACGCGGATTACATTGCGAAGCAAAGAGGCCTTCGCATAAGTGAGGAAAGAGTCACTGTTGATTCGTCTCCTGAGCTACCTGTTGAGTCAATCCAGATACAGATATCGAATGTGGAGTCCAAATTCGCTAGTGCTGTATCTGAGGGTCAGATAAGCATTGATGGAAAAGTGAAGTATGGCACACCTCATCTTACCTGTGTTGGATCTTTCGGTGTCGATGTGAGCTTAGAAGGGAATCTGATTTTATGCAGACAGACCGATCAACCTGGGATGATCGGTCTTGTCGGAAACATATTGGGCCAACAAAATGTTAATGTGAGCTTTATGAGCGTCGGAAGAACATCTCGCCGCCAGAAAGCTATTATGGCTATCTGTGTCGATGAAGAACCAAATGAGGAAGCTCTTGACAACATTGGAGCTGTCGCAGCCATCGAGGAGTTTGTGTTTCTCAAGCTTTAG